gttatttatttagagagagctgggggagggccagagggagagaatctcaagcaggctccactgcCAGCATAGAGCctgtgcagggcttgatctcatgaccctgagatcatgacctgaactgaaatcaagagtcagacgcttaatcaactgagccacccaggcaccccatatacaataatttatttttattgatataatcaGAGAtgtataaaaagatttttctagAACGTTCATTGCAGCTTTGCACAGTTGACCGTTGAACAATGCAGGGTTTAGGGGCACTGACTCCCACACAGATGAAAATCTATATATAACTTTTGAtttcccaaaaacttaactactaatagcctattgtttaCTGGAAGCCTTTCTGATAATGTAAACAGtgactaacacatattttgtatgttatattatcatatactatattcttacaataaagtaacatttttcttcagaaaatgttattatgggggcacctggctggctcagtttggtggagcatgggactcttgatctcagggttgtgggttcgagccctacgttgggtgtaaagattacttaaaaagaaaatctttaaaaagaaaagtaaatgttatTAAGAACATCATAAGAGataatacatttacagtattatgCTGTATTTATAGGAAAGAACTCACTTGTAAGTGacttgcacagttcaaacccatgttgttcaagggtcaactgtaatactaaaattaaaatcaaacttAGCATTCAGATTGTTAGAGTAATCCATAAAGGGAGGGTTCaggatgggaaaatattttaaagttctggGTTGGTCAAAAAGTCTGTTTAAtaaaccaatttttattttcagttaatgTGTTAGGAATAGGAGATTGtgtgtatattaaataaaatttattttaaaatatccttttaaagtaagttttatttttaaaatttctactatGCTATTTAGCTATATCTCATAACTCTGTCTTTTGATGGATTTTAGgtttaaactaaaattatttgtttaaaacctTATGATCAGAAAGTAATGAcggatttatagttttcatttctagtaCATTAACCACTGGTCATATAACATCCCAATTTCCTCCACAATAAAAATGGGAAGGTATTTtgtggaaataattttatataaatgtgtacTTAATGCTTGTTTCATCTTTCTTACCTTTCAGAATTACCATGAAATTATGACTCGTCATCCTGAAAATTATCAGTGGGAAAACTGGAGTCTAGAAAATGTTGCCACCATTTTAGCTCACCGGTTCCCCAATAGTTATATTTGGGTGATAAAGTGTTCCCGAATGCATTTGCACAAATTCAGCTGCTATGACAATTTTGTGAAAAGTAATATGTTTGGTGCTCCAGAACACAATACTGACTTTGGAGCTTTTAAGCACCTTTATATGTTATTAGTTAATGCTTTTAACTTAAGTCAGAACAGTTTGTTATCAAAGAAGAATGTGAAAGATTTGAATAAGGACTCCAAAGCATCTAATTGTAGATCCAGTTCTTCTCACACTACTAATGGTTgccagggagaaaaagagaggaccTGTGAAAAATTTGGTGAGTCCACCATGAGTTTTTACCCACCATCACTGAATGGTGCTTCTTTTACTTTGATTGGATTCAGTAAAGGTTGTGTTGTTTTGAATCAATTGCTTTTTGAATTAAAAGAAGCCAAGAAAGACAAGAACATAGATGCTTTTATCAAAAGCATAAGAACAATGTACTGGCTGGATGGCGGTCATTCTGGAGGAAGCAATACTTGGGTTACTTATCC
Above is a window of Neomonachus schauinslandi chromosome 3, ASM220157v2, whole genome shotgun sequence DNA encoding:
- the C3H2orf69 gene encoding UPF0565 protein C2orf69 homolog: MWEFRLLRSPPPLLLLLPQLSLGIAASRSQAETMNRGGGSGARCSPLAEGRRQQCLQLSTVPGADPQRSNELLLLVAETAGEGPERRALSGDRAKEEPQSAPQHHVLYFPGDVQNYHEIMTRHPENYQWENWSLENVATILAHRFPNSYIWVIKCSRMHLHKFSCYDNFVKSNMFGAPEHNTDFGAFKHLYMLLVNAFNLSQNSLLSKKNVKDLNKDSKASNCRSSSSHTTNGCQGEKERTCEKFGESTMSFYPPSLNGASFTLIGFSKGCVVLNQLLFELKEAKKDKNIDAFIKSIRTMYWLDGGHSGGSNTWVTYPEVLKEFAQTGIIVHTHVTPYQVCDPMRSWIGKEHKKFVQILGDFGMQVTSQIHFAKEAPSIENHFRVHEVF